One window of the Vigna radiata var. radiata cultivar VC1973A chromosome 1, Vradiata_ver6, whole genome shotgun sequence genome contains the following:
- the LOC106761880 gene encoding cytochrome P450 71A6, with translation MTNFLNGTISSWFIIPMLAFFISLAFPTIFNLLSKLNSKSAKNLPPSPPKLPLIGNLHQLGNLTHHTLQSFAQTYGPMMVLHFGKVPVLVVSNAEAAREILKNQDHVFCNRPHRKMFDIFWYGSRDVASAPYGHYWRQVKSICVLHLLSGKKVQCFRRVREEEVMIMVEKVMENCSSQKAVNLTDLFSDVTNDIVCRSVIGRRYEGSVLREPMSKLEEFLGASVIGDYIPWLDWVGRVNGMYGRAKRVAKQLDEFLDEVVDEHVLMRNHDGDVVNGGDMQNDFVDILLEIQKTSSTTDFQVDRTIMKALIMDMFGAGTDTTLAVLEWAMTELLRHPNVMQKLQDEVRSVARAKTHVTEEDLNEMPYLKAVIKEILRLHPPSPILIPRESMQDTKVMGYDIAVGTQVLVNAWAISTDPSYWDEPLQFQPERFLKSSIDIKGHDFHLIPFGAGRRGCPGIGFAMVVNELVLANTVHQFDWTVPAGVLGDQTFCLSETTGLTVHRKLPLLALASPHVKCSK, from the exons ATGACGAACTTTCTGAATGGAACCATCTCCTCGTGGTTCATCATTCCCATGCTAGCTTTCTTCATCTCACTAGCCTTTCCCACCATATTCAATCTTCTATCCAAACTCAACTCAAAATCAGCAAAAAACTTACCACCATCTCCACCAAAGCTTCCACTAATAGGAAATCTCCACCAACTTGGCAACCTCACTCACCACACTCTCCAATCCTTTGCCCAAACCTATGGCCCTATGATGGTGCTCCACTTCGGGAAGGTGCCAGTTCTTGTGGTCTCAAACGCGGAAGCAGCACGTGAGATTCTGAAAAACCAAGACCACGTTTTCTGTAACAGACCACATCGTAAGATGTTTGATATCTTCTGGTATGGTTCGAGAGATGTGGCATCTGCTCCATATGGGCACTACTGGAGGCAGGTGAAGAGTATCTGTGTTTTGCATCTGCTGAGTGGGAAAAAAGTTCAGTGCTTTCGTAGAGTGAGGGAAGAGGAAGTTATGATAATGGTAGAGAAAGTTATGGAGAATTGTAGTTCTCAGAAAGCAGTGAACTTAACTGATTTGTTCTCTGATGTGACGAATGATATAGTGTGTAGGAGTGTTATAGGAAGAAGATATGAAGGGAGTGTGCTTAGGGAGCCAATGAGCAAGTTGGAAGAGTTTTTGGGGGCTTCTGTTATAGGGGATTACATACCTTGGCTTGATTGGGTTGGAAGAGTTAATGGAATGTATGGTAGGGCAAAGAGAGTAGCTAAACAGCTAGATGAATTTTTGGATGAGGTTGTCGATGAGCATGTTCTTATGAGAAATCATGATGGTGATGTTGTTAATGGTGGCGATATGCAGAATGATTTTGTGGATATCTTGCTGGAGATTCAGAAAACAAGCTCCACGACAGATTTTCAGGTTGATAGGACTATCATGAAGGCTTTGATCATG GATATGTTTGGTGCAGGAACTGATACCACCCTTGCTGTGTTAGAATGGGCTATGACAGAGCTGTTGAGACATCCAAATGTGATGCAGAAACTGCAAGATGAGGTGAGAAGTGTGGCTAGGGCAAAGACTCATGTAACTGAGGAGGATTTGAATGAGATGCCATACTTGAAAGCAGTGATCAAAGAGATTCTGAGATTGCATCCACCATCTCCTATACTGATTCCAAGGGAATCCATGCAAGATACCAAAGTGATGGGTTATGATATTGCAGTTGGGACACAGGTATTGGTCAATGCTTGGGCAATTTCTACAGACCCTTCCTATTGGGATGAACCTCTTCAGTTTCAACCAGAGAGATTCTTGAAGAGTTCAATAGATATCAAAGGGCATGATTTCCATTTGATTCCATTTGGAGCAGGAAGAAGGGGTTGTCCAGGAATAGGTTTTGCCATGGTTGTCAATGAACTGGTTCTTGCAAACACTGTGCACCAGTTTGATTGGACTGTGCCTGCTGGAGTGCTGGGGGACCAGACATTTTGCTTGTCTGAAACTACTGGATTGACTGTTCATAGAAAACTACCTCTTCTTGCACTTGCATCTCCTCATGTGAAGTGTTCCAAGTAA
- the LOC106767681 gene encoding cytochrome P450 71A21, which yields MSDIILYDSKDVASAPYGKYWRQIRSICVLHILSAKKVQSFGAVREEEISIMMKEIKQCCSSLIPVNLTELFSTVTNDIVCRAALGTRYSGEGRRQLWELLNEMMKLMGAPVIGDYIPWLDWVGRVNGMYDRAKRVAKELDEFFDEVVDEHVSRRGHDVHGDDDDEEEGEENDLVDILLRLQKKNRTGFQIDRTTIKALILDMFVAGTDTGSSILGWIMTELLRHPNVMQKLKDEIRNVVSGRTRITEEDLSSMPYLKAVIKESFRLHPPAPLLLPRESMEDTKVMDYDIAAGTQIIVNAWAIARDPCYWEKAEEFEAERFLKSSIDVKGHXFEVIPFGAGRRGCPGIMFAMNMIELVMANLIHQFNWEVPSGVMGDQTLDMTESTGLTSHRKFPLIAFASHHA from the exons ATGTCTGATATCATCCTATATGATTCCAAAGATGTGGCATCTGCTCCCTACGGCAAATACTGGAGGCAGATAAGGAGTATTTGTGTCTTGCATATTCTCAGTGCAAAAAAGGTTCAATCCTTTGGTGCAGTGAGAGAAGAGGAAATCTCCATAATGATGAAAGAGATTAAACAGTGTTGCTCTTCTTTGATTCCTGTGAATTTAACTGAATTGTTTTCTACAGTCACGAATGACATAGTGTGTAGAGCTGCTCTCGGAACGAGATACAGTGGAGAAGGAAGGAGACAGCTTTGGGAGCTACTGAATGAAATGATGAAGTTGATGGGTGCTCCAGTTATAGGGGACTACATACCTTGGCTTGATTGGGTGGGAAGAGTTAATGGAATGTATGATAGGGCAAAGAGAGTGGCTAAAGAGCTTGATGAATTTTTCGATGAAGTTGTTGATGAGCATGTAAGTAGAAGAGGGCATGATGTgcatggtgatgatgatgatgaagaagaaggagaggaGAATGATCTGGTGGACATTTTGTTGAGGCtccaaaagaaaaacagaacGGGGTTTCAGATTGATAGAACAACCATAAAGGCTTTGATCTTG GATATGTTTGTCGCAGGTACTGATACCGGCTCCTCAATCCTGGGATGGATAATGACAGAACTCTTGAGGCACCCAAATGTGATGCAGAAGCTAAAAGATGAGATAAGGAATGTGGTTAGTGGTAGAACTCGCATAACTGAGGAAGATTTAAGCAGCATGCCTTATTTGAAAGCAGTGATTAAAGAAAGTTTTCGATTACATCCCCCAGCTCCTTTGTTGCTTCCAAGGGAATCCATGGAAGATACCAAAGTGATGGACTATGACATTGCAGCAGGCACACAAATCATAGTTAATGCTTGGGCAATAGCAAGAGATCCTTGTTACTGGGAAAAAGCTGAAGAGTTTGAAGCAGAAAGATTCTTAAAGAGTTCAATAGATGTGAAAGGACATNATTTTGAAGTGATACCATTTGGAGCAGGAAGAAGGGGTTGTCCAGGAATAATGTTTGCCATGAATATGATTGAGTTGGTCATGGCAAACCTCATTCATCAGTTTAATTGGGAAGTGCCAAGTGGAGTAATGGGAGATCAGACACTCGACATGACTGAATCTACAGGGTTGACCAGTCATAGAAAATTTCCTCTCATAGCATTTGCCTCCCACCATGCATGA